The following are from one region of the Vitis riparia cultivar Riparia Gloire de Montpellier isolate 1030 chromosome 9, EGFV_Vit.rip_1.0, whole genome shotgun sequence genome:
- the LOC117921639 gene encoding probable disease resistance protein At5g63020, translating to MSEVGSGVSSNSVTSNNAITHIGIPLSERLNCFRQPQVFSALRLSLLFLNLTSCFFHLSRQGMDCVSPILDVVTRVWDCTAKHAVYIRDLQENMDSLRNAMQELKNAYQDVKGRVELEEQRQMRRTNEVDGWLHSVLAMELEVNEILEKGDQEIQKKCPGTCCPRNCRSSYKLGKKASKKLGAVTELRNKGRFDVVADRLPQAPVDERPMEETVGLDLMFTEVCRCIQDEELGIIGLYGMGGAGKTTLMTKVNNEYFKTCNDFEIAIWVVVSRPASVEKVQEVIRNKLDIPDNRWRNRTEDEKAVVIFNVLKAKRFVMLLDDVWERLDLQKVGVPSPNSQNKSKVILTTRSLDVCRDMEAQKSLKVKCLTEDEAINLFKKKVGETTLNSHSDIPQLAEIAAKECKGLPLALITIGRAMAGKNTPQEWEKAIQMLRAYPSKFSGMGDRVFPVLKFSYDNLPNDTIKTCFLYLAIFPEDHEIKDEDLIFLWIGEGFLDAFASIDEAFKQGHHIIEHLKTVCLFENDRFDWIKMHDVIRDMALWLASEYRGNKNIILEEEVDTMEVYQVSKWKEAHRLYLSTSWEELTKPLSFPNLLTLIVGHFRILPSGFFHFMPVIKVLDLSNTRITKLPTGIGKLVSLQYLNLSNTHLRELSTEFATLKRLRCLILNNRLEIIFKGVISCLSMLRLFSFRILLSSTDKEEAKYSRKDDKAIYLHEDNKALLEELEGLEHINWVSLPIVGALSFQKLLNSQKLQNATRRLHLRNLEGMSMLQLPRIKHLHSLTIYGGGELQDIKVNLENERGRRGSVADSIPNSIFYNLRRVEVDELPKLLDLTWLIYIPSLEFLAVGECESMEEVIGDTSGVPENLGIFSRLEDLYLSHLPNLRSISRRALPFPSLKTLYVTHCPNLRKLPLDSNSARNSLKTIRGTPEWWQGLQWEDETIELTFTSYFNK from the coding sequence ATGTCGGAGGTGGGGTCAGGGGTGTCTTCCAACAGTGTAACTAGCAATAATGCGATCACCCATATTGGAATTCCTTTATCGGAGAGATTGAACTGTTTTCGACAACCACAAGTCTTCTCTGCTCTCcgactttctcttcttttcttgaaTCTCACCTCTTGTTTCTTTCATCTCTCAAGGCAAGGAATGGATTGTGTGAGCCCAATCTTGGATGTTGTCACTCGCGTATGGGACTGCACAGCCAAGCATGCAGTCTACATCAGGGATCTGCAGGAAAATATGGACTCGTTAAGAAACGCAATGCAGGAGCTGAAGAACGCATACCAGGATGTGAAGGGAAGAGTTGAACTTGAAGAGCAACGGCAAATGAGGCGCACAAATGAAGTGGACGGCTGGCTCCATAGCGTCCTAGCCATGGAACTAGAAGTCAACGAGATCCTGGAGAAAGGCGATCAGGAAATCCAGAAGAAATGCCCTGGAACTTGTTGCCCCAGAAACTGCCGGTCCAGCTACAAGCTCGGGAAGAAAGCGAGTAAAAAGCTGGGTGCTGTGACTGAATTAAGGAACAAGGGACGCTTTGATGTTGTGGCTGATAGGTTACCTCAAGCTCCGGTGGATGAGAGGCCGATGGAGGAGACTGTGGGCTTAGATCTGATGTTTACAGAGGTTTGCAGATGCATCCAAGATGAGGAGCTGGGAATTATTGGGTTGTACGGAATGGGGGGTGCCGGGAAAACTACCCTCATGACCAAAGTCAATAATGAGTACTTCAAAACATGCAATGACTTTGAAATCGCCATTTGGGTTGTAGTATCCAGGCCAGCAAGTGTGGAAAAAGTACAAGAAGTCATTCGCAACAAGTTAGACATCCCGGATAATAGATGGAGAAACAGAACCGAGGATGAAAAGGCAGTAGTAATTTTCAATGTCTTGAAGGCAAAAAGGTTTGTGATGCTGCTAGATGATGTATGGGAGCGGCTTGATCTCCAAAAAGTGGGGGTTCCTTCTCCTAATTCCCAAAACAAGTCCAAAGTAATATTAACAACCCGTTCTCTGGATGTTTGTCGGGATATGGAAGCTCAAAAAAGCCTTAAGGTGAAGTGTTTGACAGAAGATGAGGCTATTAATTTGTTCAAGAAGAAGGTTGGAGAGACTACTCTAAATTCACATTCGGATATACCCCAACTTGCTGAAATTGCTGCTAAAGAATGCAAAGGCTTACCTCTTGCACTCATCACTATTGGGCGAGCTATGGCTGGCAAGAACACTCCACAAGAATGGGAGAAAGCAATCCAAATGTTGAGGGCTTATCCATCAAAGTTTTCAGGTATGGGAGATCGTGTATTTCCGGTCCTCAAATTCAGTTACGATAACTTGCCAAATGACACCATCAAGACTTGTTTTTTATATCTTGCTATATTCCCAGAGGACCATGAAATTAAGGATGAGGATCTTATATTCCTTTGGATTGGAGAAGGGTTTTTGGATGCATTTGCTAGCATAGATGAAGCATTTAAGCAAGGGCACCACATCATTGAGCATCTAAAGACAGTATGTCTATTCGAGAATGATAGATTTGATTGGATTAAAATGCATGATGTCATTCGTGATATGGCTTTATGGTTAGCTTCAGAATATAGGGGCAATAAGAACATAATCTTGGAAGAAGAAGTTGACACTATGGAAGTTTACCAAGTTTCAAAGTGGAAAGAGGCACATCGGCTATACTTGTCGACTAGTTGGGAAGAACTCACTAAACCACTATCTTTTCCCAATCTCTTGACTTTAATTGTTGGTCACTTCAGAATATTGCCAAGTGGATTCTTCCATTTCATGCCTGTTATAAAAGTTCTGGATTTGTCAAATACTAGAATAACTAAATTACCTACTGGAATTGGTAAATTAGTTTCACTGCAATATCTCAATTTGTCAAATACACATCTAAGAGAATTGTCTACGGAGTTTGCGACTTTGAAAAGACTAAGATGTCTGATATTAAATAATAgacttgaaataatttttaagggaGTAATATCATGTCTCTCAATGTTGAGACTTTTTAGCTTCCGAATTCTCTTGTCATCTACAGACAAGGAGGAAGCCAAATATTCAAGGAAGGATGATAAGGCTATTTATTTACATGAGGATAATAAAGCATTATTAGAGGAGTTAGAAGGGTTGGAGCACATAAATTGGGTTTCTTTGCCCATTGTAGGTGCTCTATCTTTCCAAAAGTTATTGAACTCCCAAAAATTACAGAATGCTACGAGGCGTTTACACCTTCGGAACTTGGAAGGTATGAGCATGCTCCAATTGCCAAGAATCAAACATCTGCATAGCCTTACAATATATGGAGGTGGGGAGCTACAAGACATAAAAGTCAATCTAGAAAATGAGAGGGGTAGACGGGGATCTGTAGCAGATTCTATCCCAAACTCAATTTTCTACAACCTCCGCAGGGTAGAGGTTGATGAACTTCCAAAGTTGTTGGACTTGACATGGCTTATTTACATCCCAAGTCTTGAATTTCTTGCTGTAGGAGAATGTGAATCCATGGAAGAAGTGATAGGTGATACGAGTGGGGTCCCTGAAAATCTTGGCATATtctcaagacttgaagatttgTACTTAAGTCACCTACCAAATCTAAGGAGCATAAGCAGACGAGCTTTGCCATTTCCTTCCTTGAAAACCCTCTACGTGACGCACTGCCCAAACCTAAGGAAGTTGCCATTGGATTCAAACAGTGCAAGAAACAGTTTAAAGACAATTAGAGGGACACCAGAGTGGTGGCAAGGGTTGCAGTGGGAGGATGAAACCATTGAACTCACTTTCACTTCCTACTTCAACAAATAG
- the LOC117921468 gene encoding probable disease resistance protein At1g52660 isoform X2 has product MHPRRGAGNYWVVRYGGAGKTTLMTKVNNEFIRASKIFEIAIWVVVSRPASVEKVQEVIRNKLDIPEDRWRNRTEDEKAVAIFNVLKAKRFVMLLDDVWERLDLQKVGVPYPNSQNKSKVILTTRSLDVCRDMEAQKSLKVECLTEDEAIYLFKKKVGETAINSHSDIPQLAEIAAKECQGLPLAIVTIGRAMADKKTPQEWEQAIQMLKTYPSKFSG; this is encoded by the exons ATGCATCCAAGACGAGGAGCTGGCAATTATTGGGTTGTACGGTATGGGGGTGCCGGGAAAACTACCCTCATGACCAAAGTCAATAATGAGTTCATCAGAGCGAGCAAGATCTTTGAAATCGCCATTTGGGTAGTAGTATCCAGGCCAGCAAGTGTGGAAAAAGTACAAGAAGTCATTCGCAACAAGTTAGACATTCCTGAAGACAGATGGAGAAACAGAACCGAGGATGAAAAGGCAGTAGCAATTTTCAATGTCTTGAAGGCAAAAAGGTTTGTGATGCTGCTAGATGATGTATGGGAGCGGCTTGATCTCCAAAAAGTGGGGGTTCCTTATCCTAATTCCCAAAACAAGTCCAAAGTAATATTAACAACCCGTTCTCTGGATGTTTGTCGGGATATGGAAGCTCAAAAAAGCCTTAAGGTGGAGTGTTTGACAGAAGATGAGGCTATTTATTTGTTCAAGAAGAAGGTTGGAGAGACTGCTATAAATTCACATTCGGATATACCCCAACTTGCTGAAATTGCTGCTAAAGAATGCCAAGGCTTACCACTTGCAATCGTCACTATTGGGCGAGCTATGGCTGACAAGAAGACTCCACAAGAATGGGAGCAAGCAATCCAAATGTTGAAGACTTATCCATCGAAGTTTTCAG gataa
- the LOC117921468 gene encoding disease resistance protein SUMM2-like isoform X1, giving the protein MHPRRGAGNYWVVRYGGAGKTTLMTKVNNEFIRASKIFEIAIWVVVSRPASVEKVQEVIRNKLDIPEDRWRNRTEDEKAVAIFNVLKAKRFVMLLDDVWERLDLQKVGVPYPNSQNKSKVILTTRSLDVCRDMEAQKSLKVECLTEDEAIYLFKKKVGETAINSHSDIPQLAEIAAKECQGLPLAIVTIGRAMADKKTPQEWEQAIQMLKTYPSKFSGMGAHVFPVLKFSYDNLPNDTIKTCFLYLAIFPEDHEIWDEDLIFLWIGEGFLDGFVSIDEALNHGHHIIEHLKTVCLFENAEFDRVKMHDVIRDMALWLASEYKGNKNIILVEEVDTMEVHQVSKAKEAQRIYLSTSSLEELTIPPSFPNLLTLIVRSRGLKTFPSGFFHFMPVIKVLDLSNAGITKLPTGFGKLVTLQYLNLLNTDLRELSVELATLKRLRYLLFEGSLQIIFKEVISHLSMLRVFSIRVKYMLSKRNYISSSTEEEANYSRRDDKAIYLHEDNKALLEELEGLEHINWVSLPIVGTLSFQKLLNSQKLQNAMRRLHLWNLEGMSILQLPRIKHLHSLAIYRCGELQDIKVNLENERGKQGFVADYIPNSIFYNLRWVHVNQLPKLLDLTWLIYIPSLEHLSVYHCESIEEVIGDASRVPDNLGIFSRLESMNFYHLPNLRSISRRALPFPSLKTLCVMECPNLRKLPLDSNSARNGLKRIRGESKWWQGLQWKDETIQLTFTPYFKEW; this is encoded by the coding sequence ATGCATCCAAGACGAGGAGCTGGCAATTATTGGGTTGTACGGTATGGGGGTGCCGGGAAAACTACCCTCATGACCAAAGTCAATAATGAGTTCATCAGAGCGAGCAAGATCTTTGAAATCGCCATTTGGGTAGTAGTATCCAGGCCAGCAAGTGTGGAAAAAGTACAAGAAGTCATTCGCAACAAGTTAGACATTCCTGAAGACAGATGGAGAAACAGAACCGAGGATGAAAAGGCAGTAGCAATTTTCAATGTCTTGAAGGCAAAAAGGTTTGTGATGCTGCTAGATGATGTATGGGAGCGGCTTGATCTCCAAAAAGTGGGGGTTCCTTATCCTAATTCCCAAAACAAGTCCAAAGTAATATTAACAACCCGTTCTCTGGATGTTTGTCGGGATATGGAAGCTCAAAAAAGCCTTAAGGTGGAGTGTTTGACAGAAGATGAGGCTATTTATTTGTTCAAGAAGAAGGTTGGAGAGACTGCTATAAATTCACATTCGGATATACCCCAACTTGCTGAAATTGCTGCTAAAGAATGCCAAGGCTTACCACTTGCAATCGTCACTATTGGGCGAGCTATGGCTGACAAGAAGACTCCACAAGAATGGGAGCAAGCAATCCAAATGTTGAAGACTTATCCATCGAAGTTTTCAGGTATGGGAGCTCATGTATTTCCGGTCCTCAAATTCAGTTACGATAACTTGCCAAATGACACCATCAAGACTTGTTTTTTATATCTTGCTATATTCCCAGAGGACCATGAAATTTGGGATGAGGATCTTATATTCCTTTGGATTGGAGAAGGGTTTTTGGATGGATTTGTTAGCATAGATGAAGCATTAAACCATGGGCACCACATCATTGAGCATCTAAAGACAGTATGTCTATTCGAGAATGCTGAATTTGATAGGGTTAAAATGCATGATGTCATTCGTGATATGGCTTTATGGTTAGCTTCAGAATATAAGGGCAATAAGAACATAATCTTGGTAGAAGAAGTTGATACTATGGAAGTTCACCAAGTTTCAAAGGCGAAAGAGGCACAACGGATATACCTGTCGACAAGTAGTTTGGAAGAACTCACTATACCACCATCTTTTCCCAATCTCTTGACTTTAATTGTTAGGAGTAGAGGCCTGAAAACATTTCCGAGTGGATTCTTCCATTTCATGCCGGTTATAAAAGTTCTGGATTTGTCAAATGCTGGAATAACTAAATTACCTACTGGATTTGGTAAATTAGTTACATTGCAATATCTCAATTTGTTAAATACGGATCTAAGAGAATTGTCTGTGGAGCTTGCAACTTTGAAAAGACTAAGATATCTACTATTTGAAGGtagtcttcaaataatttttaaggaagTAATATCACATCTCTCAATGTTGAGAGTTTTTAGTATAAGAGTTAAATATATGTTgtcaaaaagaaattatatttcatcATCCACAGAGGAGGAAGCCAATTATTCAAGGAGGGATGATAAGGCTATTTATTTACATGAGGATAATAAAGCATTATTAGAGGAGTTAGAAGGGTTGGAGCACATAAATTGGGTCTCTTTGCCCATTGTAGGTACTTTGTCTTTCCAAAAGTTATTGAACTCCCAAAAATTGCAGAATGCTATGAGGCGTTTACACCTTTGGAACTTGGAAGGTATGAGCATACTCCAATTGCCAAGAATCAAACATCTACATAGCCTTGCAATATATAGATGTGGGGAGCTACAAGACATAAAAGTCAATCTAGAAAATGAGAGGGGTAAACAGGGATTTGTAGCAGATTATATCCCAAACTCAATTTTCTACAACCTCCGATGGGTACATGTTAATCAACTTCCAAAGTTGCTGGACTTGACATGGCTTATTTACATCCCAAGTCTTGAACATCTTAGTGTATATCACTGTGAATCCATTGAAGAAGTGATAGGTGATGCGAGTAGGGTCCCTGATAATCTTGGCATATTCTCAAGACTTGAAAGTATGAACTTTTATCACCTACCAAATCTAAGGAGCATAAGTAGACGAGCCTTGCCATTTCCTTCCTTGAAAACCCTCTGCGTCATGGAATGCCCAAACCTAAGGAAGCTGCCATTGGATTCAAACAGTGCAAGAAACGGTTTAAAGAGGATTCGAGGGGAATCAAAGTGGTGGCAAGGGTTGCAGTGGAAGGATGAAACCATTCAACTCACTTTCACTCCCTACTTTAAAGAGTGGTAG
- the LOC117921469 gene encoding disease resistance protein SUMM2-like, translated as MLLDDVWERLDLQKVGVPYPNSQNKSKVILTTRSLDVCRDMEAQKSLKVECLTEDEAINLFKKKVGETALNSHSDIPQLAEIAAKECQGLPLAIVTIGRAMADKKTPQKWEQAIQMLKTYPSKFSGMGAHVFPVLKFSYDNLPNDTIKTCFLYLAIFPEDHEIWDEDLIFLWIGEGFLDGFVSIDEALNQGHHIIEHLKTVCLFENAEFDRVKMHDVIRDMALWLASEYKGNKNIILVEEVDTMEVHQVSKAKEAQQIYLSTSSLEELTIPPSFPNLLTLIVRSRGLKTFPSGFFHFMPVIKVLDLSNAGITKLPTGIGKLVTLQYLNLLNTDLRELSAELATLKRLRYLLLEGSLQIIFKEVISHLSMLRLFSIRVKYMLSKRNYISSSIEEEANYSRKADKAIYLHEDNKALLEELEGLEHINWVSLPIVGTLSFQKLLNSQKLQNAMRRLHLWNLEGMSILQLPRIKHLHSLAIYRCGELQDIKVNLENERGKQGFVADYIPNSIFYNLRWVHVNQLPKLLDLTWLIYIPSLEHLSVYHCESMEEVIGDASRVPENLGIFSRLESMNFYYLPNLRSISRRALPFPSLKTLCVMECPNLRKLPLDSNSARNGLKRIRGESEWCQGLQWKDETIQLTFTPYFKEWQ; from the coding sequence ATGCTGCTAGATGATGTATGGGAGCGGCTTGATCTCCAAAAAGTGGGGGTTCCTTATCCTAATTCCCAAAACAAGTCCAAAGTAATATTAACAACCCGTTCTCTGGATGTTTGTCGGGATATGGAAGCTCAAAAAAGCCTTAAGGTGGAGTGTTTGACAGAAGATGAGGCTATTAATTTGTTCAAGAAGAAGGTTGGAGAGACTGCTCTAAATTCACATTCGGATATACCCCAACTTGCTGAAATTGCTGCTAAAGAATGCCAAGGCTTACCACTTGCAATCGTCACTATTGGGCGAGCTATGGCTGACAAGAAGACTCCACAAAAATGGGAGCAAGCAATCCAAATGTTGAAGACTTATCCATCAAAGTTTTCAGGTATGGGAGCTCATGTATTTCCGGTCCTCAAATTCAGTTACGATAACTTGCCAAATGACACCATCAAGACTTGTTTTTTATATCTTGCTATATTCCCAGAGGACCATGAAATTTGGGATGAGGATCTTATATTCCTTTGGATTGGAGAAGGGTTTTTGGATGGATTTGTTAGCATAGATGAAGCATTAAACCAAGGGCACCACATCATTGAGCATCTAAAGACAGTATGTCTATTCGAGAATGCTGAATTTGATAGGGTTAAAATGCATGATGTCATTCGTGATATGGCTTTATGGTTAGCTTCAGAATATAAGGGCAATAAGAACATAATCTTGGTAGAAGAAGTTGATACTATGGAAGTTCACCAAGTTTCAAAGGCGAAAGAGGCACAACAGATATACCTGTCGACAAGTAGTTTGGAAGAACTCACTATACCACCATCTTTTCCCAATCTCTTGACTTTAATTGTTAGGAGTAGAGGCCTGAAAACATTTCCGAGTGGATTCTTCCATTTCATGCCAGTTATAAAAGTTCTGGATTTGTCAAATGCTGGAATAACTAAATTACCTACTGGAATTGGTAAATTAGTTACATTGCAATATCTCAATTTGTTAAATACGGATCTAAGAGAATTGTCTGCGGAGCTTGCAACTTTGAAAAGACTAAGATATTTGCTATTAGAAGGtagtcttcaaataatttttaaggaagTAATATCACATCTCTCAATGTTGAGACTTTTTAGTATAAGAGTTAAATATATGTTgtcaaaaagaaattatatttcatcATCCATAGAGGAGGAAGCCAATTATTCAAGGAAGGCTGATAAGGCTATTTATTTACATGAGGATAATAAAGCATTATTAGAGGAGTTAGAAGGGTTGGAGCACATAAATTGGGTCTCTTTGCCCATTGTAGGTACTTTGTCTTTCCAAAAGTTATTGAACTCCCAAAAATTGCAGAATGCTATGAGGCGTTTACACCTTTGGAACTTGGAAGGTATGAGCATACTCCAATTGCCAAGAATCAAACATCTACATAGCCTTGCAATATATAGATGTGGGGAGCTACAAGACATAAAAGTCAATCTAGAAAATGAGAGGGGTAAACAAGGATTTGTAGCAGATTATATCCCAAACTCAATTTTCTACAACCTCCGCTGGGTACATGTTAATCAACTTCCAAAGTTGTTGGACTTGACATGGCTCATTTACATCCCAAGTCTTGAACATCTTAGTGTATATCACTGTGAATCCATGGAAGAAGTGATAGGTGATGCGAGTAGGGTCCCTGAAAATCTTGGCATATTCTCAAGACTTGAAAGTATGAACTTTTATTACCTACCAAATCTAAGGAGCATAAGTAGACGAGCCTTGCCATTTCCTTCCTTGAAAACCCTCTGTGTCATGGAATGCCCAAACCTAAGGAAGCTGCCATTGGATTCAAACAGTGCAAGAAACGGTTTAAAGAGGATTCGAGGGGAATCAGAGTGGTGTCAAGGGTTGCAGTGGAAGGATGAAACCATTCAACTCACTTTCACTCCCTACTTTAAAGAGTGGCAGTGA